ACAACAACATAGCCATCGGAGACTTGTGCGTGTCGGTCGTGGAGTCGCTGGATCTCGGTGAGGTTTGCAAAGCTTCACCGAGTTTTCGACTGTTTCACGATCAGGTATTGCTTTGGAGTACGCCAGCCAACGCTGAATAGTGAAGTACGGTGGGTATTACCCACCGATTTCTGGTTGATAAGTTCTCCGCCGCCTGTAGAGCTGGGCAGTGGCCATCTTACTTGCTCCGATCGGGGCAGGCCCGGCGGCGACTAGTTCAAGCGTCCGTCAGCTTAACCTTGGCGTTAGGACGTGTATAGACCGATCCCGTCGCGTATGAATTCGAAGGCGTGTGGACTCGACCACCGGAGACCGTAAGGTTCTCGTCCGGGCAGTGCGGCTCATTGCATGTTCCGCTGGTTGAATACCAAAGGCGAAACCGGCCTGTGGAGCAGAGTCGTGAGCGATACGATTCTGGCCGTGTGGACTGAAGTTATTGCACGCAGAAGCCCGACTTTCACCAATAGCCGGGCTTCTGCGTGCAGTGACAATAATTGCGTCCATATCACCAGCCGGGAAGGTCGGAAAGCAGGTGCTGAGAAAGAAGAACTGCCGCGATTGACGCCGCCAAAACGATTCCGAAACGAAGCCACCGACCGCGCCAACAGCAAGATGAGGAATACAGTATTCCCAGAGCGGCAAGCGCTATTAGCAGAGAACCGAGTACTCGCGTGAATGTGATTCCTCCGCCGCGTTCCAACGGAATCCTGTTTGCCAGGAACAAGGGCGATAGGAAAAGCAGCAGATAGAGACTTCCCCAGATTGCCATCAGCGTCACTGGAATGATGCGCCAACGTGTTCGCCGCTGAGTTGCGGCTGCTTCATCGACCGAACTGCTCGGAACTTGGTAGGGATTGCTTTGAGGATCGTTCATTCGATCGCCAAGTACGGAGTGTTCAGAAGACGGCGTGACTACAGAAGATCTTTTCTGTCGGAAAGAGCTTTCGGTTCAGGATGTCGAGTTTATGCCAGCCGGATTGATGCGAGTCGTTTAACCCGTAGCCGGAGGCGCAGGCGCTGCTGGGGACGGCTGTGTCGCAGCGGAAGCGAAACACTCACGGGCGCCGAGCAGCAACGCCTGCGCCTCCGGCTACGTGTTAAACGATCTACTGGCTTGGCTCCGTAAGCCTTGCATCGAAACTGTTGTCGCAGTGACAAGGTTCGAGGTCGCCTGCGGCGAAGTGCCGCACGGAAGTCGGCACCTACTTTGGTGGCTCAACGACACACCGAAACCCCGTATGAAATGCGCCGGTGTCTTCTTCGCCTTTCATTCTGGCGCTGACTCGGTAACCGATGCAGTATTGATCGCTGCACATGAAGCTGCCTCCGCGCTGGACTCGCTTGATGATGCCGGGTTCCTGAGGGTCGAAGCTGCTGTCCGGGCCGGGCGGGTTGTGAATGGGACTCGTGACGTAATAGTCGGGCTGGTAATAGTCGGCACACCATTCCCATACGTTGCCGCTCATGTCGTGCAGACCGAAGGCGTTTGGTGGAAACGTGGCCACGGGAGCCGTTGTCTTGAAGCCGTCTTCGGCTGTATCTTCGATAGGGAACGTGCCCTGCCAGATGTTCTGCTTCCATTCTCCGTCGGGCGTGCGAATGTTGCCCCACGGATAGAAGTTGCCGTCCATGCCGCCTCGAGCTGCGTATTCCCATTGAGCTTCCGTCGGAAGTTGTTTGCCCGCCCATTCGCAGTAAGCCTTCGCGTCCGGCCAGCTCACGTGAACCACGGGGTGGTCCATCCGATCATCAATGCTGCTGTCCGGGCCTTCGGGATGCTTCCAGTCAGCTCCGGGCATGTATTGCCACCAACTGTAAGCTCCTTTGGACGGATCGATATCTTCGCGGCTGTTCAGTTGCAGGCTGCAAATAGAACCCGGCACGTTGAACTCTTCCTGAATCGCAATGTTGTCGAGACCGGAGCCTGGCTGAATGCTGCGGAGTTCCGGTTTACGTTCCGGCAGAGTGACGTAGCCGGTGGCGTCGACGAATTCTTTGAACTGACGGTTTGTGACTTCGGTGACGTCCATCCAGAAGCCGTCGATGGCGATGGGATGAGGCGGTTCTTCGTCGGGCGGGCCGGTGTCGCCGCCCATAACGGCAACTCCGCCGGGAATCCAGACCATGCCTTCAGTGCGCTGCTTCAAGTCGGCGGGAAGGTCAGTTGGTTGCTCCTTCACAAGTTTTCTATGCACGTCGCCAGGAACTTTGTTCTTGATCTTTTTGACGACAGCCGGGTCATGCAACGCAGACGTATCGCGAACGACGGGAATGGGAACGCCCAACGCATTGCAGGCTATGGCCGGATCAATCGTTGCGGCGGCCGAGTCTTCTGACGTTGCGGATTCGTCCGCTTCTGCTGTAGCTGCGGGGGTGTCAGCGGGTTCTGCACGAGCAACTTCCGGGGCAGGGCGGTCGGCCGTGGTGTTCGAATAGAACAGCACTCCGGTAAATCCAGCGGCAGCGACGAGCAGCACGGCGATGGCGGGGAGGAAGTGTTTCATTGATTTTGCGCTTTCGTCAATTGCCGGGATCAGGAATCAACGCTTTCAGCTCAGAAACGCCGTGGCGCACGTCTTCAGCTCGCTGGTCACCGCCCCCGCGTTCGACACACACCCAGTTGGTGTAGTCTGCTTCTTCCAGAGTAGGCAGAAACTGAATCCAGTCAACCACGCCGTCGCCATGAGCCACTTCAACGCCCGCTCCATCGACGTCGCTGAGGGCGTCGCGAGCTCTAATGTAGCCGACGTGCTGGTAGAGGTCTCGGAATGTGCCCACGACGGGGGCTCCGGTCATGACCGCCGTGGCCGTGTCGAATACGATGCCTAGCGGGCCGGCTTTCACTTCTGCGAATAGCCGCTTAATCAGCGGTTGGTTGTAGCTCGACAGTTGCAGGTTCAGCGTGCAACCCACGTGGTTGCCGTGGCGTGTGAGGTCGTTCAGGATTTCACAAAGCTGAGTGAACTGAGTCGCCGGCGTGGGGCCGGAAGATTCCGGCGCGGTGGCGAATGCGAACGGGTTGGCCTGGTCGTCAATGCTGGGAGCGGCCTCAGCCGGGGCCGGAGTAGCTGTGGGATCGGGAATGCGACCGCAGCGCACGAGCAAATCGGCGGTTTCCAGCTTGCGGGCCAGTGTCATCGACTTGCGGATGATGTCCAGCCGCGGTTCGAGGTATTCCGGGTCATAAAGAGAATGCCGCGTCGGGCACATAAGCCCGGCCACGTTCATCTGACGTTCTTTGACGTACAGCAAAATCTGGCGGATTGAGGATTCCGTGGCCTCGGCGGCCGAGACTTCTGATCGCGAATTCAGCCGCACGCCCTGAACTTCGCTGGCGGCGGCCAGGCTGATGGCTTTCTTCAGGGATGCGTTGAGGTCTTCGGTTGCAACGGCCAGTCGAAGTGACATGATCTGCGGTTTCTGAATTCGGACTAATGGTTTTGCTGCCGCGATCATAACGCGGAATTAGGTAGATGACGACAGTTAGCGATGCAATCGCATTCCTTGAGAAGTTTGCGCCTCCCGATTTGGCGGAAACCTGGGACAACGTGGGCCTGCTGGTCGGGCGGCGGGATAGCCACGTCGAGAAAATTATGACATGCCTGACGCTGACGCCCGACGTCGCGGCAGAAGCCCTTGAGAAAGACGTGCAGTTAGTCGTCTCTCATCACCCCGTGCTTTTTCGCGGGGCAAAACAGATCACGGATGCGACAAGTGAAGGCCGCATGTTGTTGGATTTGATCGAAAACGAAGTCGCCGTCTACAGCCCTCACACCAGCTTCGACAGCGCCGAACTGGGAATCAACCAGCAGTTGGCGGAGTCGTTTGGGCTTCTTGAAATCGTACCATTGCGTCCGCGGGAGGAAGGGGACTCCGGTGATGGCGGAGCCGAATTGGGCAGCGGCCGAGTGGGGCGATTGGCGTCAGCGATTGACCTCAAAGCATTTTTGACGATGCTCCGGACGGTGGTTGCGGCCGACTATGTTGAATTCAGCGGGAACCTTGAAAACTCAGTAGAACGCGTCGCCGTCGCATGCGGTTCAGCCGCGGAGTTCCTGGAAGATGCGATCCGGCTTGGTTGCGACACCTTTGTCACGGGGGAAGCTCGCTTTCATTCCGCTTTGCAAGCACGCGGTGCGAACGTCAACCTTGTGCTGCTGGGGCATTATTCCAGCGAACGGCCAGCGGTTCAACGCTTGGCAGAGATTCTCAGCGCGGAGTTCTCTGAGGCCAATATTTTTGCGAGCGCTGTCGAAACAGATCCGTTGGCGGTGTATTCAGAATGAGCAACGAGCAGGACGAAAATTCGATGGATGCCGATACGCAGACGCTACCGCTCGGCACCGCCTTGAAACGGGGGCTACTGCTGCGATGTCCTCTTTGCGGAGACGGTCGTCTCTTCCGCCGATTCATAAGCATGTATGAGCGGTGTTCGAATTGCGGCTTTAAATTTGAGCGGGGTCCGGGCTACTTTCTGGGATCGACCTACATCAATTATGGTGTGACCGCGTTGCTGACAACGGTCAGTTATGTGGTCCTTCATTTCGGGCTGCGATGGCACAATGAGATCTTGTTGCCAGGTTTGGCGGCATTTTGCCTGATTTTCCCTCTCGTTTTCTTCCGCTACGCCCGATCAATGTGGCTGTCAGTGGATTGCTGTGTGGATCGAGTGGAAGCTCAGGAGCACAGCACAAGCGGTGGTGGGAAGCCGCGCGAATCAAAAGACAAAAATAATAGCGATTGACCACTTGACAGTATCGAATCCCTCGATACACTTCCCCGCTCGCCAAATCTGACGGTGACGCTACGCACAGCGAAGCAGTCACATGGTTTGGTTTGGCGAAGATCTTTGACAATATGATTGAGATTGTGAGTCTGTGAGTTTTGGCACCAGAAGCTGGTTCGCCACTCTTTGACCGGGGTGGCAAACAGGTATCACACTTTTCTTTGTTTTGTAGCTGTTGACTCTTCGGGGTGATCAGTTCAAGCATATTTTTGAAGGGTTTGATCCTGGCTCAGAATGAACGTTGGCGGCGTGGATTAGGCATGCAAGTCGAGCGAGAATTTGTGAATGGATCCTTCGGGTGAAGTGATCAAAGGAAAGCGGCAAACGGCGTAGTAATGCGTAGATACATGCCCTCGGGTTGGGAATAGCCACGGGAAACTGTGGGTAATGCCCAATAATCTCTGCGGAGCAAAGGTGTGATTCCGCCCGAGGAGTGGTTTACGTGATATTAGCTTGTTGGTGGGGTAATGGCCTACCAAGGCGACGATGTCTAGGGGGTGTGAGAGCATGGCCCCCACGACCGGAACTGAGACACTGTCCGGACACCTACGGGTGGCTGCAGTCGAGAATCTTCCGCAATGGGCGAAAGCCTGACGGAGCGACGCCGCGTGCGGGATGAAGGCCCTTGGGTTGTAAACCGCTGTCAGAGGGGATGAAATCATGGTTGGCAATCCTTCCATGTTGACAGAGCCTCAGAGGAAGCACGGGCTAAGTACGTGCCAGCAGCCGCGGTAACACGTACTGTGCGAACGTTATTCGGAATCACTGGGCTTAAAGGGTATGTAGGCGGTTGATCAAGTCAGATGTGAAATGCTACAGCTCAACTGTAGCACTGCGTTTGAAACTGATCGGCTAGAGTATTCCAGAGGTATGCGGAACTGCCAGTGGAGCGGTGAAATGCGTTGATATTGGCAGGAACACCAGAGGCGAAGGCGGCATACTGGGGGATAACTGACGCTGAGATACGAAAGCCAGGGTAGCGAACGGGATTAGATACCCCGGTAGTCCTGGCTGTAAACGATGAGCACTGGGCGAGAGGCGATTCGTCGCTTTTTGCCGTAGGGAAACCATTAAGTGCTCCGCCTGGGGAGTATGGTCGCAAGGCTGAAACTCAAAGGAATTGACGGGGGCTCACACAAGCGGTGGATGATGTGGCTTAATTCGAGGCAACGCGAAGAACCTTATCCTGGACTTGACATGCTTGAATTAGCCCTATGAAAGTAGGGTGACGCCTTCGGGTGGAACTTGCACAGGTGCTGCATGGCTGTCGTCAGCTCGTGTCGTGAGACGTCGCGTTAAGTCGCTTAACGAGCGCAACCCTTGTCCTTAGTTGCCAGCACGTAATGGTGGGGACTCTAAGGAGACCGCCGGTGTCAAACCGGAGGAAGGCGGGGACGACGTCAAGTCATCATGGCCTTTATGTCCAGGGCTGCACACGTCATACAATGCAACATACAAAGGGCAGCTAACCCGCGAGGGGGCGCTAATCTCAGAAAGTGTTGCTCAGTTCGGATTGTAGGCTGCAACTCGCCTACATGAAGCTGGAATCGCTAGTAATCGCAGGTCATCTATACTGCGGTGAATATGTTCCTGAGCCTTGTACACACCGCCCGTCAAGCCACGAAAGCGGGGGGCGCCTAAAGTCGCTGTGCTAACTCTTCGGAGAGGCAGGTGCCTAGGGCGAACTTCGTGATTGGGACTAAGTCGTAACAAGGTAGCCGTAGGGGAACCTGCGGCTGGATCACCTCCTTTCTAAGGATAATCACGGGAGTTGGATGAGCTTTATGCTTGTTCTTCAAACCGTCCATAACCAAACCAACAGCGTTTGGGGTGTTGTTTTCGGTTTACTGAAATCAACACCAGCCGGAACTCACAAACACACAATCTCAATCTTATTCATACCGAAAGCGGTCAAAGGAACATCACGTTCCTTCGACCGCTTTTTCTATGCGCCGATTTTGGAATGCTTTCGTCCCGCCAGAAGTTTGACCTCTCCAGGGTCGCGCCGAGCTGTTTGGCGGGCAGTGCTATTGTTCGTTCGGAACGCCAGCGCCAAATCGGCCAGCGGGCGAACCCGCCCACTACTGCACTCTGTGTTTCTCCGTGGCCTCTGTGGTAAAGTCCGTTCTTCTTGTCAGCGAGACGTTCAGCGACTGTTTTGCACATCGGGGGAAGTGCTGAAGCACTGCGGCCCCATCTTTCCGGATTCCTTGATTGGGTTGCCAAATCGTCCGGTGTTGTGATCATCAAGGAAGTCGAGATGTCGCCAGAAGAGCGTATTCATTTTAATTCTGTACTGGGGACTCGAATGGCCGGTGACGGTTCGGCCGCGGAGCCACTCTTGAAAAGCGTGGGCGAGCAAACCGGTTTGACGTTGACGAAAGTAGGACAGCCACAGCTGATATTGCTTGTGGCAGAGGTTTCTAAGTAACCGATTAAAATCAATTTTGAAGAGCTTGCCGCAATGATCCTTGGAGTCCCCCGAGAAATAAAATCGGACGAGTATCGACTCGCCATGTTACCCAGTGGGGTTGAGGAGTTGGTGTCAGCTGGGCACCAGGTGCTGGTGGAACGCGGGGCCGGTCAGGGGAGCGGCATTCCTGCGGACGAGTACGCCGCCGCAGGCGCGACGATCGTGGAGACTCATGAAGAAGTTTTTGCCAATGCGGATCTGATTGTCAAAGTCAAAGAGCCGCTGCCTTCCGAATGGCCGCTCCTTCGCCCAGGGCAGATTCTGTTTACGTTCTTCCACTTCGCGGCTGATGAAGAGCTGACTCGCAATGTGCTGGAATCGAAGGCAACAGCAGTCGCGTATGAAACGCTGCGAGGGCGCAAGGGGGACTTGCCGCTGTTGACGCCGATGAGTGAAGTGGCGGGGCGGATGAGCATTCAGGAAGGTGCCAGGTTTCTGGAGCGGCCTCAGGACGGTCGTGGTATTTTGCTCGGCGGCGTACCAGGAGTTCAGCCGGCTCATATAGCGATTCTGGGCGGTGGTGTTGTTGGCAAAAATGCGGCTCAAATCGCGGCCGGCTTTCAGGCGGACGTCGTCATTCTGGATATCAACGTGGATCGACTGCGTTATCTGGAAGACATCATGCCAGCGAACGTGAACACGATCTTTAGCGATCGCCACAGCGTACGTGAACAGTTGCAGAAGGCGGACCTTGTGATTGGTGGCGTTCTGATCCCAGGGGCGCGAGCACCTCGGCTGGTGACGGCGGACGATTTGAAGTTGATGAAGCAGGGTGCCGTCATCATCGACGTGTGCATTGATCAGGGCGGCTGCACCGAAACGTCGCGACCGACG
This DNA window, taken from Fuerstiella marisgermanici, encodes the following:
- a CDS encoding formylglycine-generating enzyme family protein, with amino-acid sequence MKHFLPAIAVLLVAAAGFTGVLFYSNTTADRPAPEVARAEPADTPAATAEADESATSEDSAAATIDPAIACNALGVPIPVVRDTSALHDPAVVKKIKNKVPGDVHRKLVKEQPTDLPADLKQRTEGMVWIPGGVAVMGGDTGPPDEEPPHPIAIDGFWMDVTEVTNRQFKEFVDATGYVTLPERKPELRSIQPGSGLDNIAIQEEFNVPGSICSLQLNSREDIDPSKGAYSWWQYMPGADWKHPEGPDSSIDDRMDHPVVHVSWPDAKAYCEWAGKQLPTEAQWEYAARGGMDGNFYPWGNIRTPDGEWKQNIWQGTFPIEDTAEDGFKTTAPVATFPPNAFGLHDMSGNVWEWCADYYQPDYYVTSPIHNPPGPDSSFDPQEPGIIKRVQRGGSFMCSDQYCIGYRVSARMKGEEDTGAFHTGFRCVVEPPK
- a CDS encoding sugar phosphate isomerase/epimerase family protein, with amino-acid sequence MSLRLAVATEDLNASLKKAISLAAASEVQGVRLNSRSEVSAAEATESSIRQILLYVKERQMNVAGLMCPTRHSLYDPEYLEPRLDIIRKSMTLARKLETADLLVRCGRIPDPTATPAPAEAAPSIDDQANPFAFATAPESSGPTPATQFTQLCEILNDLTRHGNHVGCTLNLQLSSYNQPLIKRLFAEVKAGPLGIVFDTATAVMTGAPVVGTFRDLYQHVGYIRARDALSDVDGAGVEVAHGDGVVDWIQFLPTLEEADYTNWVCVERGGGDQRAEDVRHGVSELKALIPDPGN
- a CDS encoding Nif3-like dinuclear metal center hexameric protein, translated to MTTVSDAIAFLEKFAPPDLAETWDNVGLLVGRRDSHVEKIMTCLTLTPDVAAEALEKDVQLVVSHHPVLFRGAKQITDATSEGRMLLDLIENEVAVYSPHTSFDSAELGINQQLAESFGLLEIVPLRPREEGDSGDGGAELGSGRVGRLASAIDLKAFLTMLRTVVAADYVEFSGNLENSVERVAVACGSAAEFLEDAIRLGCDTFVTGEARFHSALQARGANVNLVLLGHYSSERPAVQRLAEILSAEFSEANIFASAVETDPLAVYSE
- a CDS encoding DUF983 domain-containing protein, which gives rise to MSNEQDENSMDADTQTLPLGTALKRGLLLRCPLCGDGRLFRRFISMYERCSNCGFKFERGPGYFLGSTYINYGVTALLTTVSYVVLHFGLRWHNEILLPGLAAFCLIFPLVFFRYARSMWLSVDCCVDRVEAQEHSTSGGGKPRESKDKNNSD
- the ald gene encoding alanine dehydrogenase; its protein translation is MILGVPREIKSDEYRLAMLPSGVEELVSAGHQVLVERGAGQGSGIPADEYAAAGATIVETHEEVFANADLIVKVKEPLPSEWPLLRPGQILFTFFHFAADEELTRNVLESKATAVAYETLRGRKGDLPLLTPMSEVAGRMSIQEGARFLERPQDGRGILLGGVPGVQPAHIAILGGGVVGKNAAQIAAGFQADVVILDINVDRLRYLEDIMPANVNTIFSDRHSVREQLQKADLVIGGVLIPGARAPRLVTADDLKLMKQGAVIIDVCIDQGGCTETSRPTTHAEPTFIVDGIVHYCVTNMPGAVGRTSTYALCNVTFPHVLKIANNGLRKASAADDGLAAAVNMYGGKVTNRAVAETFGLPFVNYSDC